Proteins encoded by one window of Synechococcus sp. WH 7805:
- the hemF gene encoding oxygen-dependent coproporphyrinogen oxidase, producing the protein MIRSLFKRWKGQPPEDSLVSSTSEMPGERPPADSRERARALVMALQDEICAGLEQIDGSGRFKEESWERPEGGGGRSRVMREGRIFEQGGVNFSEVQGEELPPSILKQRPEAKGHPWFATGTSMVLHPRNPFVPTVHLNYRYFEAGPVWWFGGGADLTPFYPFLEDARHFHRTHQEACDSVDDRLYQVFKPWCDEYFFLKHRQETRGIGGIFYDYQDGSGRLYRGQDPEGPAARKASEIGAVPLSWEQLFALAGANGRAFLPAYAPIIERRNGLSYGDRERQFQLYRRGRYVEFNLVWDRGTIFGLQTNGRTESILMSLPPLARWEYAYQPEPGSREALLTDLFTRPQDWFGDPSLEDRCRPHQAVN; encoded by the coding sequence ATGATTCGTTCCCTGTTCAAGCGTTGGAAGGGGCAGCCACCGGAGGACAGTCTGGTGTCAAGCACCTCTGAGATGCCCGGGGAACGCCCTCCAGCCGACTCGCGTGAGCGGGCGCGGGCGCTTGTAATGGCTCTTCAGGATGAGATCTGTGCTGGCCTGGAGCAGATCGATGGGTCTGGCCGCTTCAAAGAGGAGAGCTGGGAGCGGCCAGAAGGTGGTGGCGGTCGTTCCAGGGTGATGCGTGAAGGACGGATCTTTGAGCAGGGCGGGGTGAATTTCTCCGAGGTTCAGGGTGAGGAGCTCCCTCCATCCATCCTCAAACAGCGGCCTGAGGCCAAGGGGCATCCGTGGTTCGCCACTGGAACATCCATGGTTTTGCATCCCCGGAACCCCTTTGTTCCAACGGTTCATCTCAACTACCGCTATTTCGAGGCCGGTCCGGTGTGGTGGTTCGGAGGCGGTGCCGATCTCACCCCCTTCTATCCCTTCTTGGAGGATGCCCGTCACTTCCACCGCACTCATCAAGAGGCGTGCGATTCCGTGGATGATCGTCTCTATCAGGTGTTCAAGCCCTGGTGTGATGAGTACTTCTTCCTTAAGCACCGTCAGGAAACACGGGGAATCGGAGGGATTTTCTACGACTACCAGGATGGTTCCGGACGTCTTTACCGGGGACAGGATCCTGAGGGTCCTGCAGCGCGCAAGGCTTCGGAGATCGGCGCGGTGCCCTTGAGCTGGGAACAGCTTTTTGCACTGGCTGGTGCCAACGGACGGGCGTTTCTGCCTGCTTATGCGCCCATCATCGAGAGACGGAATGGGTTGTCCTATGGAGACCGTGAGCGCCAGTTCCAGCTGTATCGCCGGGGTCGATACGTGGAATTCAATCTGGTCTGGGATCGCGGCACGATCTTTGGATTGCAGACGAACGGACGCACCGAATCCATCCTGATGTCGCTTCCGCCACTGGCCCGGTGGGAGTACGCCTACCAGCCTGAGCCGGGATCCAGAGAAGCTTTGCTCACCGATCTCTTCACCCGTCCTCAGGACTGGTTCGGTGATCCTTCCCTCGAGGATCGCTGCCGCCCCCACCAAGCTGTGAACTGA